The segment TGCATCATACCAATCAAACCCATCTAAGTCAGCCACTCGCTGTCTCAAGACTGAATTTGAACTAGCAGGATACACTTTATCAAAAAAGGTCTCTTCAGTTAAAGTTTGATCATTCCTATTTGCATAGTAATATGCTGACTTATGATACTCATTCCATTGTCCATAACTCATCATCTCTGGCAATCTCGCTGGATTCTTAAATCCATAGTATGCGTCAAAACTTACAGTAGTGCCACTTGGCACACTAGCACCTCCTTTGGTTTGAATCATGACTACACCATTGGCAGCTCTCGATCCGTAGATAGCTGATGAAGAGGCATCCTTCAGTACGTCGAGCTTAGCAATGTCCTGAGGGTTCAAGAAATCAATATTATCTACAATCACACCATCAACCACGTACAAAGGGCTCGAATCGTCCCCAAACGATCCTTTACCTCTTACTACCACATTGAAGCTATCACCCACCCTACCTGTAGAGTTTGAAACTTGAATACCTGGCACTGCCCCTTGCAAAGCCTGAATTGGGTTTGTCACACCTCTTTCATTGATTTCCTGAGAGTCAACTCCAGTGATAGAACCTGTCAAATCCTTTTTCTTCTGCGTACCGTAACCTACGATCACTACCTCTGTCAAGGTCTCGGCATCTTCTTGAAGTGTCACGTCTATAACAGATCGACCGTTGATCGCTATAGTTTGTGAACTGTAGCCAATGAAGCTAACTACCAAATTGGTTGCACCTTCTGGTACTGACAGTTTAAAGTTTCCGTCAAAATCTGTCACTGTACCCGCAGAGGTACCTTCTGCCAAAACCGTAGCTCCAGGCAATCCTTCTCCAAGATCGCTGACTACCTTACCGCTGATTTGTGTCTGAGCAAATGATGAATAGCTCGTGACGAGCAGCATCATACCCAGTAGAATTTTCCCTAGTCGTGCCAGAGAAGATCCAAATAGTAATTCTTTAATCATACTTAGTTCTTTTTTGATTTAGAAATTTTTTTATCGCTGCAATCCCTCATACTTTTAGTCTTCATGGAGAGAAAAGCAACATGTCAAATTTGGCAGTTAGGTGACGAAACGGCTATTCATTATTTAACACAAACTCAGCAATATTTATAATCATCCAATTATTTACAAAAACTACAAAAACGCCCATATAGGCGATTTAAAGCTATTTTAAACAATGAAATGCCATTCAAATGTTAATTATTGATAGCTAGCAATCAGGTGAAATAGTATCGGGGTAGATATAGGGGAAGAATATAATCTAGGTGGATAGATCTTCGAAGTATCTTTCATTATTGCCTCATTGCTTTGCCGCAAATAAGCCAATCCTGAAAAAAGCAGTGATAGATTTCAATCCATTTAGGATAGAAATTGTACACTGATTGTAAAAATAGAACATTCTATCCCATTTTTCAGCTGGTCTTGTAAGCATCCTAGTACACCGTGAGCTACTAGGTTAACTCAAACACACCATGCGTAAAAATAGCTAGGATACAAAACAAAAAAACCTTCACTGTTTCTAGTGAAGGTTTTGGAGAGGTCCCGAGCGGATTCGAACCGCTGTACGAGCTTTTGCAGAGCTCTGCCTAGCCACTCGGCCACAGGACCATTTTCGTGTTGCAAAAATAGAATTATTTAGTCTATGACCAAACTTTTCTTGAGCTATTACAACCCTTTTCTCTTACGAGATTAAGAATAAAAAGGTGTGCGCAATTGCACACCTTTTTATAGTTTATTTATTCTGCAGATTCTTCAGAATCTTTAGCTTCCTTTTTTGGAGCAGCTTTCTTAGCTGGCTTTTCGCCACCTTCCATTTGCTCTTTCAATGCAGTCAAAGCAGCCAAATCTCCCAAAGTAGATTTTTCTGACTCTGAATTCACTTTATCGATTGCATTGTTTCCTCCTTTAGCACCGCCCTTCTTACTAGCAGCAGCCTTAGCAGGAGCTTTCTCTACAATGTGATCGCTATATGTACCTACGTGAGACAAAGCAATTCTTCTCTCGTCTTTAGAGAAATCAATTACTACAAAGTCAAGGCTTTCACCTACTACTGGGTTAGAACCGTCTTCTTTCTTCAAGTTTCTTGTAGAAGAGAATCCTTCCAATCCGTATGGCAATTCAAGAATTGCTCCTTTGTCGATGATTGAGTTGACAGTACACTTGTGAGTACTTCCTTTAGAGAATACTGTTTCGAAAGTATCCCATGGGTTTTCCTCCAATTGTTTGTGTCCCAACGCTAATCTTCTGTTGTCAACGTCTAGTTCAAGTACTCTTACGTCCAATTCTTCGTTCACATTGACGAATTCAGATGGATGCTTGATCTTTTTAGTCCATGACAAGTCTGATACGTGTACCAAACCATCGATACCTTCTTCTAGTTCGATGAACAATCCGAAGTTAGTCAAGTTTCTTACCACTCCTTTGTGATCAGTACCTACTGCATACTTCGTCAACACATCTTGTTTAGTCCAAGGATCCTCAGTCAATTGCTTGATACCTAGAGACATTTTTCTGTCATCTCTATCGATAGTCAATACAACTGCTTCTAGTTCGTCACCGATTTTGATGAAATCTTGTGGATTTCTCAAATGCTGAGACCAAGACATTTCAGATACGTGAATCAAACCTTCTACACCTGGCTGTATCTCCAAGAATGCACCGTAATCAGCAACATTTACAATCTTACCTTTTACCTTGGTTCCGATTTCTACAGTTTTATCTAGAGAATCCCATGGATGCTCTGACAACTGCTTCATACCCAAAGAAATTCTCTTCTTGTCATCGTCAAAATCAAGAACAACAACATTTACTTTCTCATCTAGGTTCAACACCTCATCTGGGTGATTGACTCTACCCCAAGAAATATCAGTAATGTGAAGCAAACCATCTACACCACCCAAGTCGATGAATACACCGAAGTTGGTCATGTTTTTGATCACACCTTCTAGTACTTGACCTTTCTCTAGGTTCTCTAGAATTTGAGCTTTTTGTTTTTCAAGATCTTTCTCGATCAAGATTTTGTGAGATACTACTACGTTATCGTTAGTGTAGTTGATTTTCACCACTTTCACTTCCATTTTCTTATCAACGAAAATGTCGAAATCTCTAATAGGCTTCACGTCAATTTGTGAACCAGGCAAGAACGCTTCTACTCCGAAGATATCCACGATCAAACCACCTTTGGTTCTTCTCTTTACCATACCATCGATCACTAGATCCTGGTCGAAAGATTTTTGTATATTTTCCCAAGCACTTACTACTTTGGCTTTCTTTCTAGAAAGTACCAATTGACCGTTGTTGTCCTCTTGCTCTTCGATGAATACTTCTACTTCATCACCAGCCTTCAAATCAGGCATGTCTCTGAATTCAGAAGCAGATACCAATCCATCAGATTTGAATCCGATGTTGATGATAATATCTCTAGCTGTCATACTCACAACAGTTCCTTTCACTACTTCTTTTTCATCGATAGTAGTCAAAGTCCCTTCGTATAGTGACTCTAAATCTTGTCTTTGCTTGCTAGAATAACCGTCTCCGAAGCTTTTTGGCTGGAACAAATCCCAGTTAAATTCCTCTTCCACTTTTGCTGCAGGCTTTGCAGCTTCTTTTTTAGGCTCTTCAGCTACAACCTCAGGAGTATTTACTACTTCTTCGTTTGCAACTTCTTTGTTTTCTTCTGCCATGATATTGTGCGCCCTGTTATACAATGCAACAGTGGGCATAGGTTGCATCATTAATAAAACATATTCTGAAACACTCAGAACCCATCCACTCGAATGGAGCGCAAAGTTAAGCACTAAACCTGAATTATTCAATTCAGGAGGTAAAAGTTAAAAGCAAAAAAGTTGAAGGCTAAGAACTTTCATTTGACAACAGGTAAAAAATGAATCTCAAGAATGTGTTAGGCTTCTCAATAATTACAATGATGTCCTGAATTATTCAGATTAGAAGTCTTCTTCGTTTTCTTCAAAGCCTGAAAACATCCCTCCTATCAAATCATCGATGCGCATTCCATTTTCCAAAGTCAACTTGCTCAGGTAGCTATACTCAACCAAGGCAAACAATACATACTCCATCAAAAAATACTTGAGATTATCATCTTTGAGCCCTTTGATTTGCCTTTTGACCAAATCGGCCAAGCCTGGCACTTTATCCAGCTCTCTCCTGTACTCCTTCTCTGGGTAGTCATTGAGTAGGTCGATGACATGCTCGGAACCAAACCACTCCGAAATTTTCTTGTAGGGATCAGCCTTTTCTTTGCTCTTGCGTACTTCGTCTGGATCCTCGAAGTAATCCGTAAACAGTGTCCTTGTTGCTTTGCCTATCAGGTTGTGCGCTACAATTCCTGGACCCTCTTGCTCTCCCTCATACACCAACTCGATCTTGCCTGTGATTGAAGGAATCACCCCTACAAAATCTGTCATACGAACCGCACCTTCCTCTTCTTTGTTTTTCAACAACCTCCGCTCAATGCTGGAAACTAAGTTTTCGTAGGACGAAATGGTCAGTCTCGCTGACACACCACTGTTTACATCTACATACTCACTTGATCGTGCCTCCACTGCGATCTGTTCGATCAGTAGCTTAGCCACCTCATTGACATGTACATGCGTCAAGTTGGCATTTTTTGCTTCTTGCTCTGTGATTTTAAGCCCTGTATGAATGGATTTAGGATAATGAGTAATGATCTGACTGCCCAATCGATCCTTGAGAGGTGTCACGATGCTACCTCTATTGGTGTAATCCTCTGGATTGGCCGTAAACACGAACTGTATGTCCAAAGGAAGTCGCAATTTGAACCCTCTGATCTGAATATCTCCCTCTTGCAGGATGTTAAACAAGGCAACTTGTATCCTAGGTTGCAAATCTGGAAGTTCGTTGATCACAAAAATGCTGCGGTGCGATCGTGGCACCAAACCATAATGAATCACTCGCTCATCTGAATAAGGCAATTTCAGAGCTGCTGCTTTGATCGGATCTACATCACCAATCAAGTCGGCAATTGATACGTCTGGTGTAGCCAACTTCTCCGTAAATCGTTCATCACGATGCAGCCAAGCGATGGGCGTAGCATCTCCCTGCTCTGCAATCAGATCAAAAGCAAATTTTGACAAAGGGTTCAGCGGATCATCGTTCAGCTCACTCCCTACTACCACTGGGACATACTCGTCCAGTAGATTGACCATCATTCTTGCCAATCTGGTTTTGGCTTGTCCTCTCAGACCGAGCAGGTTGATGTTGTGTCTAGACAAAATAGCCCTCTCTACATCTGGGATGACTGTATCCTCATAGCCCAAAATTCCTACAAATGGATTTTCGTTTTTCTTGATCGACTGAATCAGGTTTTCTCTGAGTTCTTCTTTGATTGATCGGGATTGATAACCACTTTTTTTGAGGTCACCGATTGTCTTGATTGACAATTTAGAAGCTGCTGTCAGCTCTTCATATTTTTTCACCATCTGTAGTTCTTCCTTCTGTTTTTCTTAAAATCTTCAAACACAATATTGCCCAATCCCTGCAAATCACTGTAATACGCATTCCCATTATTGGCTGCTGTAAAGTCTTTGACAAACTGCTTGAGGTATGGGTCTGATGCAATCATGAATGTGGTAATGGGAATATTCAATTTGCGACAACTTGCCGCTAGATTCATCGTCTTTTTTAAA is part of the Reichenbachiella agarivorans genome and harbors:
- the rpsA gene encoding 30S ribosomal protein S1; this translates as MAEENKEVANEEVVNTPEVVAEEPKKEAAKPAAKVEEEFNWDLFQPKSFGDGYSSKQRQDLESLYEGTLTTIDEKEVVKGTVVSMTARDIIINIGFKSDGLVSASEFRDMPDLKAGDEVEVFIEEQEDNNGQLVLSRKKAKVVSAWENIQKSFDQDLVIDGMVKRRTKGGLIVDIFGVEAFLPGSQIDVKPIRDFDIFVDKKMEVKVVKINYTNDNVVVSHKILIEKDLEKQKAQILENLEKGQVLEGVIKNMTNFGVFIDLGGVDGLLHITDISWGRVNHPDEVLNLDEKVNVVVLDFDDDKKRISLGMKQLSEHPWDSLDKTVEIGTKVKGKIVNVADYGAFLEIQPGVEGLIHVSEMSWSQHLRNPQDFIKIGDELEAVVLTIDRDDRKMSLGIKQLTEDPWTKQDVLTKYAVGTDHKGVVRNLTNFGLFIELEEGIDGLVHVSDLSWTKKIKHPSEFVNVNEELDVRVLELDVDNRRLALGHKQLEENPWDTFETVFSKGSTHKCTVNSIIDKGAILELPYGLEGFSSTRNLKKEDGSNPVVGESLDFVVIDFSKDERRIALSHVGTYSDHIVEKAPAKAAASKKGGAKGGNNAIDKVNSESEKSTLGDLAALTALKEQMEGGEKPAKKAAPKKEAKDSEESAE
- a CDS encoding magnesium chelatase, producing MVKKYEELTAASKLSIKTIGDLKKSGYQSRSIKEELRENLIQSIKKNENPFVGILGYEDTVIPDVERAILSRHNINLLGLRGQAKTRLARMMVNLLDEYVPVVVGSELNDDPLNPLSKFAFDLIAEQGDATPIAWLHRDERFTEKLATPDVSIADLIGDVDPIKAAALKLPYSDERVIHYGLVPRSHRSIFVINELPDLQPRIQVALFNILQEGDIQIRGFKLRLPLDIQFVFTANPEDYTNRGSIVTPLKDRLGSQIITHYPKSIHTGLKITEQEAKNANLTHVHVNEVAKLLIEQIAVEARSSEYVDVNSGVSARLTISSYENLVSSIERRLLKNKEEEGAVRMTDFVGVIPSITGKIELVYEGEQEGPGIVAHNLIGKATRTLFTDYFEDPDEVRKSKEKADPYKKISEWFGSEHVIDLLNDYPEKEYRRELDKVPGLADLVKRQIKGLKDDNLKYFLMEYVLFALVEYSYLSKLTLENGMRIDDLIGGMFSGFEENEEDF